Proteins encoded within one genomic window of Calonectris borealis chromosome 1, bCalBor7.hap1.2, whole genome shotgun sequence:
- the DRAM1 gene encoding DNA damage-regulated autophagy modulator protein 1, which translates to MPRAGQPPAMLCCMPGVAFVPALLVSWSSAAFIISYVIAVLAGHVEPLVPYISDTGTKPPESGIFGFMINISALLGVITMCIRYLLIEKQNESSHFVTSSCNIFSLCIGLMGCIGMGIVATFQELSVPSVHDIGALVAFGSGVVYITLQSIISYKSCPQWNTYFVCHIRMAISVISCIAFIPMIVFASQISMTKIDWTPGEKDYTYHFVSAICEWTVAFGFIFFFLTFIRDFQRVSLRISTEIHEDS; encoded by the exons atgcccagggcagggcagccgcCGGCGATGCTGTGCTGCATGCCCGGCGTGGCTTTCGTCCCCGCTTTGCTCGTCAGCTGGTCCTCGGCCGCCTTCATCATCTCCTATGTGATCGCCGTGCTGGCGGGCCACGTCGAGCCCCTCGTCCCCTACATCAG TGACACTGGAACTAAACCTCCAGAGAGTGGCATCTTTGGCTTTATGATTAATATTTCAGCACTTTTAG gtgtaATTACAATGTGCATCAGATATTTATTAATAGAGAAGCAAAATGAGTCATCGCACTTCGTTACATCTTCATGCAACATCTTTTCGTTATGTATTGGATTGATGGGCTGTATTGGAATGGGCATAGTTGCAACTTTTCAG GAGCTGTCTGTTCCCAGTGTCCATGACATAGGAGCTTTGGTTGCATTTGGCTCGGGTGTTGTATATATTACACTTCAGTCTATAATCTCTTACAAGTCCTGTCCACAATGGAACACTTACTTTGTGTGTCACATAAGGATGGCCATATCTGTAATATCATGCATTGCTTTCATTCCCA TGATTGTGTTTGCTTCACAAATTTCCATGACAAAAATTGATTGGACTCCAGGTGAAAAG GATTATACTTATCATTTTGTGAGTGCGATCTGTGAATGGACGGTGGCCTTTGGTTTTATCTTCTTCTTTTTAACATTCATTAGAGATTTTCAG agagTTTCTTTAAGGATATCAACAGAAATACATGAAGACTCCTGA